AGCCGGCGTTCTGCGCCGCGCTGGCGAAGCCGAACAGGCGGGCGCGTAGGTCGGCGTCGACCGCCTGGAGTCGGGTGGTGTAGCTGATCTCGGCGTACCCGTCGGCCGCGCCGGCCGCCAGGGTCACCGGGACCAGCAACCAGACCGGCAGGCCGGTGAAGGCGAGCACGAAACAGACCGACATCAGGCAGGTGGCCACCCCGAAGGGCAGCTCCGACGGTCCCCGCCCGACGCGCTTCGCCCGCCAGGCGGCCCAGCGGCCGGCGAGCAGACTGCCCGCCGCCCAGGCGGTGGTGAAGATCGCGGCGAACGTGGCGGGGGAGTCGGGGCGGACCAGGGTCGCGTACACCGGCAGCCCGACGTTGTGCGACGCGGAGCCGAGGGCGTCGGCGGCGCGTACCGCGATCATCGCCGGGACCACCGGGGCGACGGCCTGGAGCAGACCGAACCGACCGGGCGCGCGGAGCCCGGCGGTAGGCGGCCCGGCGGCGGCCGGCCCGGCGGCGGCCGGTCGGGCGACGGCGGTGGTGCGCCGGGCCACCGGGAGCAGGAGCAGGGCGGAGAGGAGGTAGGTGCCGGCGTCGACCAGGAACGCCACGTGGTAGCCGAGCCAGCCGACGAGCACCCCCGCCGAGGCGAAGCCGAGCAGCATCCCCACCGAGCGCAGCGTCACCACCAGGCCGTTGGCCCGGGTCAGCCGGTCCGGACCGACCATCGTGGGCAGGTGCGCGCGCATCGCCACGCCCCAGATCGTCTGGCCCGCGCCGAGCGCCACCGCGAGCCCGTACAGCACGGTGTTCCGCACCCCGGCGGGAGCCGCGACGAGCAGGACGAGCGTGCCGGCCGCGACCAGGTCGGCGCCGATCATCAGGTACGGGCGACGCTGCCGGCCGGCGAGCCGGCCCGCGACCGGACCGGCGAGGAACCCGGCCGCCAGACGGACGGCCATGAAGGCGCCGGTCTGCAACGTGGAGCCGGTCAGGTGCAGGACGAACAGGCCGAGCGCCACCAGGTTCAGGAAGCTGCCGAAGGTCGACACGGCGTGCGCCGTTGCCACGAGCCGCACCTCGTGCCACGACCGGTCCATCGCTGCTGCTCCGCCCACCACCGACTCGCTCCCCCCGATGCGTGACTGGCAATCATGCCGGCGCCGTCAATGCATTTCAATTCCCGGATGCCGGACGTCCGCCCGGTGACCGGGCCGGCGTGGCAATTGGGCAGAATCCTCCGGTGTCCGTCCACCAGATCACCGACCCTGACGACGACCGGATCGCCGACTACCGGGCGTTGACCGACGTCGAGCTGCGCACCCGGTGGGAGCCGCCGCACGGACTCTTCATCGCCGAGGGAGAGCTGGTGCTGCGGCGGGCGCTGCGCGCCGGCTACCCGCCCCGCTCGTTCCTGGTCGATGCCAAACGGGTCGACCAGCTCGCCGACCTCGACACCGGCGACGCCCCGGTCTACGCGGCCACCCCGGACGTGCTGGAACGGGCCACCGGCTTCCACGTGCACCGGGGGGTGCTCGCCTCGTTCCGCCGCCTGCCGCTGCCCAGCCCGGCGGACCTGCTCGCCACCGCCCGACGGGTGGTGATCCTCGAGGACGTCAACAACCACACCAATTTGGGCGCGATCTTCCGGGCGGTGGCCGCGCTCGGGGTGGACGGGGTGCTGCTCTCGCCGTCCTGCGCCGACCCGCTCTACCGGCGCAGCGTACGGGTCAGCATGGGTGAGGTGTTCGCCGTGCCGTACGCGAAACTGGAGCCCTGGCCGGACGGCCTGGCGCAGGTCCGCGCGGCCGGCTTCACGGTGCTGGCGATGACCCCGGCCCCGGACGCGGTGCCGATCCAGCGGCTCACCGCCGACCAGCGCGCCCGCGCCGCCCTGCTGCTCGGCGCGGAGGGCGCCGGACTGAGCCGGGCCGCGCAGGCCGCCAGCGACGTCCGGGTGGTCATCCCGATGCGTCGCAACGTCGACTCGCTCAACGTGGCCGCGGCCACCGCCGTGGCCTGCTGGGAACTGGGCCGCGACGACCCGCTCTGATGACGTCGGGCCTGGTCAGCCGATACTACCCGCGCGGTAGCGTGTCGCCCGTGTTCCCTACCGTGCGTGAGGTGCTGGCGCTGGACCCGGTCCGGCACGGTGCACCACGCCTGGTGGCCGGGGAGGCGGCGGTGGACCGGCCGGTACGGTGGGTGCACGTCGCCGAGGTGCCGGACATCGCCACCCTGCTGCGCGGCGGCGAACTCGTCCTCACCACCGGCATCGGACTGCCCGCCGACGACGCGGGACTGCGCGCCTTCATCGACACGCTCGCCGAGGTCGAGGTCTCCGGCCTCGTCGTCGAGTTGGGCCGCCGGTACGTCGGCGCGGTGCCCCGGGTGATGGCCGCCGCCGCCGCGCGGCGCGGACTACCCCTGGTGGAGCTGCGCCGGGCCACCCCGTTCGTCCGGATCACCGAGGCGGTGCACGCCCTGATCGTCGACGCGCAGCTCCACGAGCTGCGGGCCACCGAGGAGATCCACCAGCGGTTCACCGAACTCTCCGTCTCCGGGGCCGGCCCGCAGGAGGTGGTCCGGCAGGCCGCCGAACTGGCCGGCTGCCCGGTGGTGCTGGAGAACCTAGCCCGCCAGGTGCTCGCGTACGACCCGGCGGGGGAGAGTGCCGAACTGCTGCTCGACGGCTGGGAGCAGCACTCCCGGCGGATCCAGCCGGCCGGGCGGACCGCGTACGACGCGGACAGCGGCTGGCTGGTCACCACCGTGGGTGCCCGGGAACAGGACTGGGGACGACTGCTGCTGCGCTGGCCCGGCCGGGAGATTGCCACCGCCCCGCCCGACGGGGTCACCCCGCCGACCCGGCTGACCATCCTGGTCGAGCGGGCCGCCTCCACCCTGGCGCTCGGCCGCCTGATCCGCCGGGACGCCGAGGGGCTGGAACGGCAGTTGCACCGGACCCTGCTCACCGCCCTGCTGGACCACTCCCGCCCGGTCGACGAGGTGGCCCTGCGGGCCCGCGCGATCGGGGTGACCCTGGACCGGCGGCACCTGGTCGGCGTGGTGGTCCGGCACCGCGCCGACCAGGTGCCGGACGAGACGGGCTCGGCGCGGCTGCGGGACCTGGCTGAGGCGGTCGGCCAGGCGTTGCGCGAGGCGAAGCTGACCGCGTTGACCAGTGCCCTGGACGACCAGGCGGTCGGCGCGCTGCTCGCCCTCCCCGAGTCGGCCGTCGAGCCGAAGGCCCTCGCCGCGTTTGCCGCCGCGTTGCGCCGGATCCGGGTCGACGCCCGTCCGGCACCGGGCGGGCCGGGGGCGGTGATCGTGGCGGCCGGGTCCGGGGTAGGCACTCTGCGGGAGGCGTACCGGTCGATGGTGGAGGCGCGGCAGGTCGCCGACGCGGCCCGTCGGGATCGGCGGGACCTGCCGGTGTTCCGGTTGCCGCACGTCGGCCTGGCCGGACTGTTGCACCTACTGCGGGAGGACCCCCGGGTGCAGACGTTCGTGGAGCGGGAACTGGGGCCGCTGCTGGCGTACGACGCCCGACATCCCCGGGACCAGTTGCTCGGGACGCTGCGCGCCTACCTGGAGCAGGGCCGGAACAAGTCCGCGGGGGCGGCTGTCGCGCACCTGTCCCGACCGGCGTTCTACGAGCGGCTGGCCCGGATCGCCCGGATCCTCGACGCCGACCTGGACTCGGTCGACGTCTGTCTCTCCCTGCACGTCGCCCTGCTCGCCCTGGACGCCGTCCGCACCCGCTGACCCGCTCAGTCAGGCCCGCCGCCTGGTCGATCGGAACGGGAACGGTGCGACTCCCGAAGGTCCTGGATGACGACCTGCCCTGTTGCCAGGGTGTCAACGCGGCAGTCCGGGCCGAGCAGGGAGCCGTAGTAGCCCAGCCGAGGCATTCCCTCCCCGTTCCAGGGGGCGCACTGATCGTCCGCCACCGAGAACGAGAGATCGGCGTAGACCTGAGCGTTGACCCATGGCGTGTGCATCGGAGCAACCACCGTGGCCGGGTGCAGGGCGTGACCCAGCACAGCGGTGAACACCCGCGTCGCGAGCTTCGGATTCTCCCGCGCCACCCCGAAGTACATACTGGGCCTTCTGCGTACGGACTCGGCGGGCTCCAATACCTGGATGTGTTCGCGGCCGTACTCCCTCGGGCTCCCCGTCATTGGAGCCACGCTACGCCAGCGGTGATCTTGTCCCCGGTCCCACGACACCGATACACCCGGCATGTACCGCAGTGCCTACCAGCGCTGACGGAGAAGTGACACTGCATCGACAACGGTGGCGGTCGCCGCGCACAATGCAGGGCTCACCGGATGTGCCGAGCCGATGGTGAGGGGTGGACGGATGGCAGAGCCGGATCGTGCGCCGGTGCCGCGTACCGGGCAGGCGACCTCCCTGGTCCGAGAACTGTTCTGGGTGGTGCCGACGGTGCTCGCCGCCGTCGGCGGCACGGTGTTCCTGCTCTCCAACCGGGCCTGGGGCGCGGACGCGGCGGCGATCATCGGCTTTCCGCTCAGCGTGGTGGCGATCATCGTCGCCATCCTCATCGACCGGGGCGCCTTCAAAGCGCCCTTCCTCAAGGTGCCGCGCGACCGGCGGCGTACCTGGAAGTGGGCGGCGGCGTTCACTGTGGTCGTGATGCTGGGCACGGTCACGGTCTGGTGGATCCGGCGCGAGCCCGACCCGTTCGACTACCTGTCCGGCGAGGTCCGTATCGGCTATGTCGCCTACGAGTACCAGGGCTGGCACACCGATGACAGCAGCGGTGTCCCGGAGGGCTTCGACGTGGACCTGGCTCGGGATATCGAGGCGCATTTCCCGGACGCCCGAATCAGCTGGGTGGACCTGACCACTGTGGAAAACCGGATCCTGGCGTTGCGGGGCGAGTGGAGCAAGGCCGGCTCGCGCGTGAGGCAGGATCCGGTGAAGCTGGTCGTGTCGAACTTCAGCATGACACCGGAGCGGGCGGAGCGGATCGACTTTGCTGGGCCGTACTTCGTCGACGCCCAGGCGTTCCTCAGCCGGGACCCGAGCATCACCACCATCTCGAAGATCCCCCGAGGCCGGGTGTGCGTGCTGAAGGGGTCGCGTAGCGACGAGAAGCTCACCCAGATCGGCTGGAACCCGCTCCGGGAGGACTCGCTGGCCGCCTGTGTGGCCGAGTACCACGCGGACCGGGTCGACGCGGTCTCCGACGACCGATCGCTGATCGCTGGCTTCGCGAAGGCGATCGGGCTGCCGCCGCCAAGCCCGCTGAATTATGGCGCGGAGAAGTACGGCGTGGGCATGCCGGACAACATGCCCCGCCTCTGCGCCGAGGTCAGTAAGGTCATTGACGACTTCCTGAAGTACAGGTGGTCGGACTCGTTCCGTGCTCACCTGACCCCGTTCGGCCTGTCCGAGGAGAGGTACGTACGCCCGACTTCGACCGACCCGTGCCAGCCCGCCGCACCCTGGTACGACTGACCGCCAGCGGACCGACGAGAGCGCGACGGGGCGGGGCTCAGGTGAGCGCGACGAGTGCCTTATCGTACACCGAAGAGGGAATTCGACCCGCTCGCGCCCCATACGCTCGAGATATGGCGATTCAACGAATGGACCACGTCGGTCGTTGTCGACGATCTCGAGGCTGCTATCGCGTTCTTCGTCGAACTTGGCATGGAGTTGGAGGGCGAGACGCCGGTCGAGGGCCGTTGGGTGGACCGGGTCGTCGGCCTCGACGGCGTCCGGGTCGACATCGCGATGATGCGGACACCGGATGGCCACGGCCGGCTTGAGTTGACGAAGTTTGATGCGCCGACGGCGGTCAGCGGCCAGCCGGAAAACGCACCGGCGAACACACTGGGCATCCGCCGCATTATGTTCGCCGTCGACGACATCGAGGACGTCCTTGCCCGTCTGCGCGCCCATGGTGCCGAACTCGTCGGTGAGGTGGCGCAGTACGAGGAGAGCTATCGGCTCTGTTACGTCCGTGGCCCCGAGGGCATCATCGTCGCACTGGCCGAGCAGCTCAGCTGAAGGCTGCCGAAGGCCCGTTCATCCAAAGAATCATCCGGGCACTGATAGCTCGCAAAAGCTCGTCGAGTCCCGCCGATTGGCTCGGCGGGACTCGACATATTGCCACATCGGATTCATCAATCAAATCGAGGTCGATTCACTGCACCTGAAGACTGTCGGTCGTGGCGTTGCCGTAGTGATTGTATTGAGCATCGTAAACCCCCACCGAAGCGGCATATGCTCCCCTGGAGCGCGGGATCGCGCAGAGGTTGGTTGCGGTATGCCAGACCTGCCCCGCCGGGATGACCAAGTTGGTCCAACCACCATAAGGATACTGAGGGCACGTGCCTGTGGAGCCATTGACAAAGTACGAGAGAGTGACTGTGTCGACCTGCCAGTTGGTGGAGCTCGCATTGCCGAAATGCACGGTGAAATAGACTTCGTTGTTGTCCGCCCAAGCGCACGTCTGCCAGTAGCGGTTGGGGCTCGTCGTAGCGTACTGGTAGCCGGTGCAAATGCTGCCAGAGCCGCCTGGCGGGACGATGACATCGGCGTGGGCGGGCGCGGCGACCGCAGTTGCGGCGACCACGCCCATGAGTCCAGCCAGCAGCCTCCGAGTAACTCGCTTCATTCTTTTCCCCCGATTCAGACGACGAGACAAGCCAGGGCCGGAAGTTCCCGCCGGTGAGTGCAAAAACTAATGCATTCCTCTTGCGAGGTTGGCAACACCCATCAGGCGACATGGATATTGAAGCATGGCTATCGATGATTCGCTACCCATGCACCTTGATGGCCGATCTCACAGCCGGCGTCAACCGCGCACCAACCACTCAGAGTCGGTAGCGGCAGGCGAGGTCGACCTGTGGACTGGTGGTGCCGGTGCTGGGGATCTCGACGTAGTAGCTGAAGCCGTTGTCCAGGCCGGCGACCGAGATCGTCCACTCGTACGGAGACACGGACTGCGGCGAGGACTGCCAGGCACCGGTGCCAACCCGGTAGTGCAGCGTGGCCGGCACGTCCGAGTCGACCTGCACGTACGCGTGGTAGCGCCGCCGGTCGGGCTTGACCAGCAGCATCCCGCGCACCTTGCCGACACCCGTGACGGTACGGATGTCGTAGTCCTTGGCCGTCGGATGCGACGGTGTCGCGGGTGCTTCGGTGTGCAGGGCGTTGACGTCCAGTCCGGCGAGGTTGAGTCCGGAGACGACGATCCCGACCAGGCCCTTGCCCGGGACGGTCACCGTGATCGAGTTGTTGGTGACCGTGGCGGTCGTCGACGTGCCGTCGGCGGCGTACACCTTCGCCGGGTACGTCGACGCGGTCATGTTCAGTTTCGCCGCGTCGAGGGTGACCGTGACGGTCGCGGCGTTGCTCGAGGTGTTGGTCAGACCGACCGCGTACTGGGTGTTCCCCGCCCGGGCCCCGATCCAGTTGACCACGTAGTTGTTCACCGTGACCAGGCCACGCGGCATCCACAGCCAGGCATTGGTGACGTCGAAGAACCGGCCGGGCCGGTGCCCGTACGTGTGGTAGCGGAAGAACGCGTACGTCGCCTCGAACTCGGCGGGGAACTCGATGCGTCCGCCGGACGCGAGCCACTGCTCGGTCAGCAGGTAGTCGATGGTCAACCCGAGCACGGCCGGGATGTGGTGGAAGAAGATCCGGGTCGCGCCCGTCGGACCCTGGGTCGGGAAGTCCGGCTTCATGTGCGTCACCGAGAACTGGTGCAGGTAGTAGCCGGGGTAGTTCGTGTAGCGGCCGATGACGGCGTTCGCGGCGATGTTGGCGAGCAGCGGGTCGTTCACGTAGCGGGACAGCCGGAGCAGGAACGGCGCCCACATCGGCAGCAGCGTGTGCCCACCGGTGATCGGCCGGTAGGTCGGTACCGCCTCGAAGGTCAGGCCGGTGACGTTCAGCTTCCAGTTGTCGGCGGACTCCGGCGGCGGCGGGTTCGGCCCCGGGTAGTCCGGCAGGACGTCGGAGTCTTCCGCCCAGCGCACGCCGGTCTCGGTGACCCAGGTGCCGGTGGGCACCGTGGTCGTGCCGTGCACGACCGGCCGTACGTAGTGCTGGGTGACGAACCGCTGCGCCTCTTTGTACGCGGCGTCCAGGAAGCGTTGTTCGCCGGACTCCTCGTACAGGTCGAGGAGTTCGATCCACGCCTTGGAGAAGTAGTACTGGAAGTCGCCGGAGTCGACGGTGGTGTCGTACCCGGTCAGGATTCCCTGGGTGCTGATGTAGTCGTCGGCCCGGGTCTTCGCGGTCGCCAGGTGGGTCGGGTCACCGGTGAGGCGGTACGCGTTCACCGGCGTCGCCATCGGCGGTCGCCGGAACGCCGAGTCCCGGGCGCCGTTGAGGTGCTGGGTGGCGGCCCACTCGATGCCACCGGACATGCCGCGCATCATCCGGTGCAGCGGGACGAGGGTCGACGTGTCGAACGGAATGCCGCAGATGCGGTGCGCGTCGGGCATCCAGGAGTAGCGGTCGCGCGACACGTGGAACTCCACGACCGGCAGGGCGTGCGAACCGTAGAGGGTGTCGTCGGCGGTCAGGTAGTACGCGGAGAGCAGGGCGCCGGCGGTGGCCTGCCGGGTCGCCTTGTCGTTCTCGATGTCGGCGAACGACTTGGCCCGGTCCCACCAGCCGCTGTAGCTGGGGGTGAACGTCACCGGGTCGGTCGTCGCCGGGCCGTCCTTCACCAGGTCGATGAGGTTGTGCAGGGTCGCGGTCAACGACGTGCCGTAGACGTTGGCGCGGTAGTTGGTGAGCCCGTACTCGTTCTGCACGAGCTGCTTGTACGCCTCGTACAGCCCGACCGGCTGGGCGCGTAGCTGGAACGTGAAGGAGTACGGCGTACCGGCCGTCATCCGCGAACGCGTCCCGAACTGCGGCGCGAAGATGATCGGCTGCACCTCGGCGGACTCGTTGCGCAGCGACATCCCGTACCGCTGGCTGTCGATCCCGTCGTTGTGTTCGCTCTCGAAGACGATCTCGTCGGCCGGGAGTGCGACACCCCAGGTCCAGGTGGTGCTGCCGATCTGGTGCTCGACGAGGGAGGCGGGCACCGGCAGGTCGAGCGCGCCGAGGGACTCGACCGTCTCCACGACCCGTGCGTGCTGCCGGGGGCCGCACAGCACCTCGGTCACGGCGCTGGCCGCGAGGCCGGTGAACGCCTGGTGGCCGACCATGTAGTTGATGCTCGCCGCCGGGGTCAGCGTCACCGTCGCCTCGGGGTGGGAGCCGGCCACCGACCAGTCGACCACCAGTTGGCTGCCGTCGGGCAGGCCGGCGGTGAGTCGTACGGTCTTGGCGTCGACGGCGGCCAGGGTGTCCCAGGTGACCCACTTCGGCACCGTGGAGGTGTAGTAGTCGGTGCGGTTGGGGGTGCCGTGGGTGCACATCACCCACTGCTCGCCGAAGCGTTCCGACTCGGTGGTGATCAGCGGCTGCCACTGGCCGCCTGCCACGCACCAGAGATCTCGGACCACCGTCTTGCCGCCGGTCCAGGTCGCGGTACGGAAGGTCAGGCGGTATGTGGCGTTCTCGATGGTGATCGGTGTGCCGTAGGTGATGCCTGTGGGCGGCGCGGCGCGCAGCGGTGAGGTCCGGGAACCCGCCTGCGCGGCGGTGCCGATCCACGGGGCCGTCGCCATCCCGAACGTTCCCGCTGCGGCGATCTTCAACATGGCCCGCCGGTTCACTCTCTCCACGACTTCTCCTTCACGTTGCGCCGGGACGGAACCGGGACGACGCGGGCTGCGCGCGGCTGGCAGTGGCGGTACGGACCGCGACGGCTGCTGGCGGGCGCAGTCGTGTCCCCGGATGCGCGGCATCAATGTGAAGGTGTAATCCACGTAGTGCCGCGTCACCCGGCTATCGACGAATCAGTGAACTGTTTCGCAGAAGCTTCATCCATGTTTCGGATCATGTCAATGCCATGTGGGTCATCAACTCCGTCGATACCCGCAGGCCGGCGGGGTCGGCCGGCAACCGGTGGGCAGGATGGCAGGGCCGGCCGGCGGGAGGGCGCCGTCGGTGCAGGGTGCGGTGGGGAAGGTCGTCGACGTGACGTAACCGGGGGGCGTGGAACCCCGCCCGGTGAGGTGTGGGCAGCTCGACGGGCCAGACGCGGCAACACCGTCGAGCCTGCGGGGGACGGTCCCGGCCAGACCGGTCCGGCTGAGCCTGGCGGCCGGTGCCGCCACTGCCGGTAGATGGCCTGGCCGGGGACTCCGGTCAGGTGAGCGCGTCGAGGGCCTTGGCGTACGCCGGGGGAACGAAGTTCGGTCCGCCCGGGGTGAACACGTCGGAGTCGGCCGCCGTCGACCAGGCGGTGTCCGGAACCGCCTCGACCAGGGCACGGACCACCGGCGCGTCCCGCCACTGCTCCTGCCCGGCCAGGAGGCTCAACGCCACCACCGACTCCTCGACCTCGCCGACGCACTCGAACGGCTTGTGTCCGTCCACCCCGAGCAGTTCCCGGTAGCCGGGGAGCTGCGTGTCGTCGGCGAGCAGGTCACCGCCGAAGATGTGGGTGATCCGTTCGCGGGGCATGAACGGGGCGAGGGCGAGGAAGACGAACCGGCACTTCGGACAGTCCCGGCACCAGCGGGCGCTCGGGTCGTGCAGCTTGAACGCCGCGTTGCAGCTCGTCACCACGTCGTCGTACCGGGTGAAGGCGGCGAAGAGCCGGGCAATGTGCAGCTCCGACAGGGAACGCAGCAGCGAGAAGTAGGGCTCGGTGAGCCCGGCCCGCTCGGCGAGCGCGGCCCGCAGCAGCCCCTCCGCCGCGACGCCCTTGGACCACTGGTGGTTGATCTCGTGACCGTTCCAGATCAGGTTCGGGTCGGAGGCGGAACGCTCGTTGGACATCACCACCGGGCCGAGCCCGTGCAGCACGGCGGTGGCGACGGCGATCAACGAGTTGATCGCGGTGACCGGGATGTGCCCGTTGAGCGCACCCGCCTTGTTCAGCTCGAACAGCGTCGGGTCGAGCCGCCGCCGGGCCGCGAGCGCGGTCAGCCCGGACGCCGCGTTGACCGCGTCGATGACGTGGTTGGGGTTGACCGAGAACGGCACGGGGTCCATACCGGCCCGACGCAGCGCCTCCAGGCTGACGATGGAGTCCTTCCCACCACCGACCGCCGAGAGGGGACGCCGGTCGCTGGTGTCCACCGGGGGCGCCGGAGGCACCGAACCGGTCGGGATCTCCGGGGTCAGCTCCAGCACGTACGGGAGCTGGTTGCGGTAGGCGTACTCGGCGAGGCCCTGGGTGTAGACGGCGGTGAGCCAGGCGGCGGCGGCCGGGCCCAGCGGCGCGGGCGCGACCAGGCGGGGCGGGGCGGCGGCCTTGTAGTAGCTCACCCCGGCGGCCAGGTGCAGCAGGTCGAGCACCCGGTCGAGGGTGGCGAGGGTGGCCTCGGAGGGCGGCCCGGGCGGCGGCGGAAGGGTGATCACCTCGGTGAAACGCAGCTCGCCGTCCGGGCCGGTCAGCGCGTAGTCCAGCCGTACCTCGCCGGTGGCCGGGTCGATCGAGCGGGACGGGAAGGTGAAGGCGTCCATCCGCCGGAGCTGTTCGTTGGGCACA
The nucleotide sequence above comes from Micromonospora pallida. Encoded proteins:
- a CDS encoding MFS transporter, whose translation is MATAHAVSTFGSFLNLVALGLFVLHLTGSTLQTGAFMAVRLAAGFLAGPVAGRLAGRQRRPYLMIGADLVAAGTLVLLVAAPAGVRNTVLYGLAVALGAGQTIWGVAMRAHLPTMVGPDRLTRANGLVVTLRSVGMLLGFASAGVLVGWLGYHVAFLVDAGTYLLSALLLLPVARRTTAVARPAAAGPAAAGPPTAGLRAPGRFGLLQAVAPVVPAMIAVRAADALGSASHNVGLPVYATLVRPDSPATFAAIFTTAWAAGSLLAGRWAAWRAKRVGRGPSELPFGVATCLMSVCFVLAFTGLPVWLLVPVTLAAGAADGYAEISYTTRLQAVDADLRARLFGFASAAQNAGFGLGMIVCAVLLDRFPPLPVVGAAHGLALAAALTFLVVHVRLRAAARRQPAEVAS
- a CDS encoding TrmH family RNA methyltransferase; the protein is MAIGQNPPVSVHQITDPDDDRIADYRALTDVELRTRWEPPHGLFIAEGELVLRRALRAGYPPRSFLVDAKRVDQLADLDTGDAPVYAATPDVLERATGFHVHRGVLASFRRLPLPSPADLLATARRVVILEDVNNHTNLGAIFRAVAALGVDGVLLSPSCADPLYRRSVRVSMGEVFAVPYAKLEPWPDGLAQVRAAGFTVLAMTPAPDAVPIQRLTADQRARAALLLGAEGAGLSRAAQAASDVRVVIPMRRNVDSLNVAAATAVACWELGRDDPL
- a CDS encoding PucR family transcriptional regulator, which produces MTSGLVSRYYPRGSVSPVFPTVREVLALDPVRHGAPRLVAGEAAVDRPVRWVHVAEVPDIATLLRGGELVLTTGIGLPADDAGLRAFIDTLAEVEVSGLVVELGRRYVGAVPRVMAAAAARRGLPLVELRRATPFVRITEAVHALIVDAQLHELRATEEIHQRFTELSVSGAGPQEVVRQAAELAGCPVVLENLARQVLAYDPAGESAELLLDGWEQHSRRIQPAGRTAYDADSGWLVTTVGAREQDWGRLLLRWPGREIATAPPDGVTPPTRLTILVERAASTLALGRLIRRDAEGLERQLHRTLLTALLDHSRPVDEVALRARAIGVTLDRRHLVGVVVRHRADQVPDETGSARLRDLAEAVGQALREAKLTALTSALDDQAVGALLALPESAVEPKALAAFAAALRRIRVDARPAPGGPGAVIVAAGSGVGTLREAYRSMVEARQVADAARRDRRDLPVFRLPHVGLAGLLHLLREDPRVQTFVERELGPLLAYDARHPRDQLLGTLRAYLEQGRNKSAGAAVAHLSRPAFYERLARIARILDADLDSVDVCLSLHVALLALDAVRTR
- a CDS encoding transporter substrate-binding domain-containing protein — protein: MAEPDRAPVPRTGQATSLVRELFWVVPTVLAAVGGTVFLLSNRAWGADAAAIIGFPLSVVAIIVAILIDRGAFKAPFLKVPRDRRRTWKWAAAFTVVVMLGTVTVWWIRREPDPFDYLSGEVRIGYVAYEYQGWHTDDSSGVPEGFDVDLARDIEAHFPDARISWVDLTTVENRILALRGEWSKAGSRVRQDPVKLVVSNFSMTPERAERIDFAGPYFVDAQAFLSRDPSITTISKIPRGRVCVLKGSRSDEKLTQIGWNPLREDSLAACVAEYHADRVDAVSDDRSLIAGFAKAIGLPPPSPLNYGAEKYGVGMPDNMPRLCAEVSKVIDDFLKYRWSDSFRAHLTPFGLSEERYVRPTSTDPCQPAAPWYD
- a CDS encoding VOC family protein; the encoded protein is MPYRTPKREFDPLAPHTLEIWRFNEWTTSVVVDDLEAAIAFFVELGMELEGETPVEGRWVDRVVGLDGVRVDIAMMRTPDGHGRLELTKFDAPTAVSGQPENAPANTLGIRRIMFAVDDIEDVLARLRAHGAELVGEVAQYEESYRLCYVRGPEGIIVALAEQLS